The stretch of DNA CTTTTTCATGGCTGGCCGCACAATCCTCGGTGGCCAGCGTCATTGCTGGTGCCACCCGCCCGGAGCAAGTGCATGAAAACGCGCGTTCCGCCGCCTGGAAGCCCACGGCTGAGGACTTGGCCGCTCTGGATGAAATNTTTCCCAAGCAACCGCGCACCGCATTGTTCTAACAGGTTCTCTTGCCAGCCACACCACTATGGACAGGATTCACAGAAGCTATGATTCCTCCACAGACCTTTGACAAGCCCTTGATTGCCCCGCTGCCACCCATGGGCTGGAACAGTTGGAACTGTTTCCGTTGCCATGACATCAGCGAACAAAAGCTGCTCGAGGTTGCTGATGCGTTGGTGGCCACGGGCATGCAACGGGCCGGGTTTAACACGTTTGTCATAGATGACTGCTGGCAAGCTCACAGCCGCGGCGCCGACGGGCGCCTGCGGTCCCACCCGAGACGCTTCCCCTCTGGCATGGCCGCCTTGGGGCGGGAGCTGAAAGCGCGCGGTTTCCGGTTCGGGCTGTATGCATCCCCGGGCCGAAAGACGTGCGCCATGATCTATGACCGTTACCCCGGCCATGATCTTGGATCGTTTGGCCGCGAAGAGCTGGACGCCCAAACGTTCGCTGACTGGGGCGTGGACTTCCTTAAATATGACTGGTGCGAAGCCGACGAGGACGGCACCGGGCTGACTTATCCCGAAGCCTTTGAACGGATGGCGCTGGCTCTAGAAGGTACAGGGCGCCCCATGATCTACTCCATCTCCGAGTATGGGCGCACCGAGCCGTGGACCTGGGCTGGAGACTACGGGCACATGTGGCGAACCACCGTTGACATCGAACGGAACTGGGAATCGGTCATGGCCATCGCAGATGCCCAGGCGAAGATCTCACAGTTCACCGGTCCACACCGTTGGAACGATCCAGACATGCTCCAAGCAGGCAACCCGGGCTTGAACCAGGCGGAGGAGGAAAGCCACTTTGCCCTCTGGTGCTTCCTGGCCGCACCACTGATGGCCGGCCATGANCCCCGCACCATGAACGATTCGGTACGGGCATTACTGACCAACGTGCATCTGCTAGGAATTGACCAGGACAGCCTCGGTATTGCCGCTACCCGCAGGCAGCCCAACNNCCCAGTGGACGTGTGGCACCGGCCCTTGAGCAATGGCCAGGCCTGGCTCGTCGTGAATAGGGCCCCAGAGGTACTCCGCCTCACCTATCAAGCAGGAGCACTGCGCCTGGAAGCAACCTCCCTTGCCGTGATTCGCACTGGGGCGCACGTGCTTCCTCTGCGCACGGGAGAACCCACTCTTTGGCGGAAGGCACAGTATGGGAGATCCCCGCCCACGGCTGCTTGCCCCTGATCCACCAGGGCGCTCTGCCTGAACTGCACCAGGGCGCTCTGCCTGAACTGCACCAGGGCTAGGCTCAGATGCTGACTGTGATCCACTCACCGTCGATGGCGGCGGCATAGCGCGGCAAGGGCAGTTTGGCTGGGCCCGCTTCCACGGTTCCGTCATTGCCCTTGAAGACGCTGCCATGGCAGGNGCATTTGAAGTCTGCGCCGTTGGNGGCAACCTTGCAGCCGGCGTGGGTGCAGATGTCCGTGTATGCCAAAATAGTTGTTTCATCCGGGCGGAACAGCACTACCTCCACACCGTTAGCCGTGGCTGCGGCCGTGGTGCCCACAGCCAGCTCGGAGACCTTCCCTACCTGGTACGGCGTGCCACCTGTGGGGATCTCAGCGGGAGTCTGGCCCTTACTAGGAATCTGATTACCTGATGGGGCGCACCCCACCAAGGCCAAGGCACAGGCCGCGCCGGTGGCTGCCGTCGTGGCGCGCAGGGTGGATCGGCGGGTCAGGGAAGGCTCAACAGTCATGGCCTCATTCTTTCAGGTGCCGGCGGTAGAAAGCGAGACGGGAGACTCTCACGCGTTGTGCCGCGAGCGGGAATCGGATCAGCAGCTAGAGGTGCTTGAAGGACTCCCGCTCGCCAGCAAAGGCTAGGCGGCCGGGTGGAACAGCTTCTTGTTGATCCGCTCGGAGGCCCNCACGCGGTCAAGGTAGGNGGTGATGCCGCCTAAGTGCAGCGGCCATCCGGCGCCAAGGATCATGCACAAATCGATGTCCTCGGGCCCGGCCACCACGCCCTCGGCGAGCATGAGCCCGATCTCCTGCGCCAAGGCATCTTGGGTCTTGGCCAGCAGTTCCTCCGCCGTGGAGGNGGAATTGCCAAAGCTCATGAGTTCCATCGTCTGAGCGGGGATGGCCATTGTTCCATCCTCGGCTGTGGCCCACAAACCCTTGACGCCGGCATCGATCAACGCCTGCTGGTTGGCGGAGACATGGAACCGGTCACCGAAGGCAGTATGCAGTGATTCGGTCACGTGCTGAGCCACAGGTATGCCTACCATGGCCAGTAGCGTAAACGGGCTCATGGGCAGGCCCATGGGCCGTAACGCGGTGTCGGCGACGTGCGCGTCCGTACCTTCGTCAAAAGCCTTGGAAACCTCGGCCATCAAACGCAAGAGCACCCGGTTCGCTACGAATGCCGCGGCATCCTTCACCAGCACAGCAGTCTTGCGTAGAGCCTTGGCGGTGGCGAAGGCTGTGGCCAGGACGGCGTCGTCGGTTTTGGGAGCACGCACAATTTCCAGCAGCGGCATGACTGCCACAGGGTTGAAGAAATGGAAACCAACCAGGCGTTCCGGGTGCACCAGGTCCTCGGCCATGGCCGTCACAGACAGTGAAGAGGTGTTGGTGGCGAGGATGCACTCGGNGGAGACAATCGCCTCCACTTCCGCAANAACGGCTTTCTTGACGTTGAGCTCTTCAAACACTGCCTCGATGACAAAGTCGGCGTCAGCGAATGCTTCCTTAGAGACGGAACCGGTGACTAGAGCCTTGGTGCGGTTGGCGGCGTCCTGGCTGATCCGGCCCTTGGCCAGCAGCTTATCCACCTCGGAGTGCACGTAGCGCACGCCCTTGTCCAGACGGTCCGCATCGATGTCGGTCATCACCACGGGAACTTTGAGTTGGCGGGCAAAGAGCAGCGCAAACTGCCCTGCCATGAGCCCGGCACCTACTACGCCCACCTTCGTTACGGGCCGGGCCAGCTTCGGATCCGGGGCACCGGCTGGGCGCTTGGCACGCTTTTGCACCAGATCTANAAACGCATAGACGGTGTCCTTGAACTGCGNGGTTCCCATGAGCTCGGCCAGCGCTTCATCCTCGGCGGCAAAGGACTGCGCCTTGGTGAAGTGTTTGCCCTNTTCTAACAACTCGATCACCTTCGCAGGTGCCGGCGCCGCATTGGAGGTCTTCGCCTCAACAAAGGCCTTGGCGTGGACCACGGCGGCATCCCACGCCGCGCTGTTTTCTTCGCTGAGCGGTTCTGATACGGCGTTAGGGCGGCTAACCTGCTCGGCGCCGGAGAGGACGCGGGCAGCCCAGCTGAGGGACTGCTCAATGAAGTCAGCCGGCTCGAACAACGCGTCGGCAATGCCCAACGTGAAGGCAGCGGGGCCGCTGAGAGTGCGGTTGTTACTGAGCGCGTTTTCGAGCATGACCTTCACGGCGTTGGCCGGGCCAATGAGACGTGGCAGCAGGTACANCCCGCCCCAGCCGGGGACCAGGCCAAGGAACGCCTCGGGCAGTGCCAAGGCGCCTGCCCCGGTGGAGACCGTCCGGTAGTTGGCGTTGAGGGCTATTTCGAGCCCGCCGCCGAGTGCAAGCCCGTTGATGAACACAAAGCTGGGGACACCTAGATCGTTCAGCGTTGAGTAGACATCGTGGCCCAGCTGGGCCATCCACAACCCGGCTTCCTTGTCCTTGATGCTCTTGACGGCGGAAAGATCTGCGCCGGCGGCGAGGAAGAACGGTTTGCCTGTGATACCAACACCGACGATCTCACCCTTAGCGGCCCGCTCGCGCTGAGCCTCCAGCAGGGTGCCCAGCTCAATGAGCGTGTTGGGACCCAGTGTGCTGGGGCGGCGGTGGTCTAAGCCGTTATCGAGGGTGATCAGTGCGAACGTGCCAGCGCTGGNGGCACCGTCAACGTTGGGTAGAACCATGTCTTGGACATAGGAGTGCGTGATGACCTCATCGGGGAACAGGATTGCGAGCTTGGTGAAGTCCTGGGCGCTCATGCTGCGCTCCCTTCGGTGGCGGTGGCGGTGGCGGTGCCGGTGGTGGAGTCGCTGGAGTCTGTGGTTGAAGCTGGGGCCGCGGGAGCGCTGGGGATGAAGTGCGGGTTTTCCCAGATTACGGTGGCGCCCATGCCAAGCCCGATGCACATGGTGGTGATGCCGTAGCGCACTGACGGGTCTTCTTCGAATTGGCGGGCCAGCTGGTTCATGAGCCGCACCCCGGAAGATGCCAGCGGGTGACCCACAGCGATAGCGCCGCCGTACCGGTTGACGCGAGGATCGTCGTCGGCAATGCCAAAATGATCCAGGAAGGACAGGACCTGAACGGCGAAGGCTTCATTGATTTCAANAAGGCCGATGTCCTCGATGCTCAGTCCGGCGAGCTTGAGCGCTTTCGCTGTGGCCGNGACCGGGCCAATACCCATGACTTCAGGGGCCACTCCGGCAAACGCGTAGGTGACAAGACGCATCTTCACGGGAAGTCCCAGCTCGGCAGCTGCTTCGGCAGAAGCCAAAAGCGCTGCTGTTGCGCCGTCGTTCAAACCGGCGGCATTACCTGCGCTGACGCGGCCATGGGCGCGGAACGGAGTCTTCAAGGTGGCAAGATCTTCTAGGGTGGTGCCGGGGCGCGGTGGTTCATCGACGGTGTTCACGGTCCAACCCTGGCCGGGCTTGAGCGTGGCAACGGGGACCAGATCTGGCTGGATCTGGGCATTCTGGTACGCCGCGGCCAGCTTGTTCTGACTGGCCACCGCATAGGCGTCGGTGCGGTCCTTGGTGATTTGAGGGAAGCGATCGTGCAGGTTTTCGGCCGTGTTGCCCATGTTCAGGGCGGCTGGATCAACGATGCGTTCAGACATGAAGCGCGGGTTCGGATCGGCCCCGGCGCCCATAGGGTGGTGGCCCATATGCTCAACGCCGCCAGCAATGACTACCTCATACGCGCCAAAGCCAATGCCTGAGGCCGTGGTGGTGACAGCTGTCATGGCTCCGGCGCACATCCTGTCGATGGCGAAGCCCGGAACAGACTTGGGAAGACCCGCCAGCAGGGCTGCGGTGCGCCCAATAGTTAGGCCTTGATCCCCTGTCTGGGTGGTTGCTGCAATGGCCACCTCATCAATGCGCTCCGGTGGCAACGTCGGGTTGCGGCGCATCAGCTCGCGGATGCATTTAACCACGAGGTCGTCAGCACGGGTGTTGGCATAGATACCTTNTTCCCCGGCCCGTCCAAAGGNGGTGCGGACGCCGTCAACAAAGACCACGTCTCTAATTTGCCGATTCTGGCTCACCTAATGCTCCTTGAGTGCAAACAACGGATGCCGTTAATCCCAAAACCTTGGGGACGACTGTGTCACACATCATGTTACTCGGCAGTAACTTAGAGGTCAAAGCCAGAGAGAGCTAAGCGTGCAACGTGTCTTGGAACGAGAAAAGCCGAACGGACACTAAATTGCCATGTTATGAGAAAACATAACTATTAAGTGTCCGTTCGACTTTATGAAGTTGTGAGGGGTAGCCGGAAGCTTAATTGTCCTCGTGCTTGGGGACTTTGGGTTCTTTGGGTGAAAGCGGCTCCGGGTTGGCGAGTGCTTCAGCAAGCAGCGTGGCTATCTNTTCGATTTGCCACGGCCGCGCACCGAGTTCGCTCAGCTGTTGTGCCACCGTCTCCACCGTGATGTTCGATGGTGGACGCCAGCACACACGGCGCAGAAAGTCCGGTGTGAGAAGATTTTCGGCCGGGATGTTGATCTGCTGCGCCAATTCGGTGAGCCGGGGACGCGCTGTGGCATAGCGCTCTGCTGCACCAAGGTCACGTTCGGCCCATATCCGCGGTGGAGGTGGGGTGTTGCTTGACACCTGNNAAGGTGGCAGATCGCTACTACTCTTAGCGGTTTGGAGGGCGTGTAGCCACTTGGGTGCATCACGCTTAGCTGAGCGGCCATGGAAGCCAGCAAGCGCCAAGAGGGCCGGAACCGTTGTGGGCATTCCCTTGGCTGCAGCAATAATTGCGGAGTCTGGAATCAGCCGGCCAGGGGCGATATCTCGGTGCTCAGCCAGCTTTTCTCGCGTGTACCAAAGCTCCCGTACTGCGGCCATGTGGACGCGGTTGCGGATGGTGTGCGATCCCGACGTGCGCCGCCAAGGGTCGATGCGCGGAGCGGGCACGCCGGCGTCAATGAGGTACTGGAACTCCTGGGCCGCATACGCTAACTTGCCGTCCTTTTCTAGCAGCGCAACAAGCTCCTCTTCAAGGTCAATCAAAACTTCTACATCCAGCGCCGCATAGCGCAGCCAGGCCTCGGGTAGAGGGCGTTTGGACCAGTCGGCTGCTGAATGTTCTTTGGCTAGGTGATAGCCCAGGAGTGATTCAACGACGGCGCCCAGACCCACGCGGGGTAGGCCAGCGATTCGGGCGGCAAGTTCTGTATCAANAAGTTTATCCGGCCACATTCCAACACCTGCCAGGCAGGGCAGGTCCTGGCTAGCAGCGTGCAAGATCCACTCCACGCCACGAAGTGCCTCGTCGATGATCTTCAGATCTGCAAAGGCTTCAGGGTCAATCAGCCATGTGCCAGCACCCTCGCGGCGGATCTGGATCAGCATGGCTCGTTGACCATAGCGAAAACCTGAGGCTCGTTCGGTGTCAACCGCGGCTGGACCGCTGCCTGCCGCTAACGCCGCGGCGCACCGTTTCAAGGCGGGCTCGGAATCTACAACGGCGGGAATCCCGTCCTGGGGCATATCAAGTTCGACCAGTTCTGGCAGGTCACCGAGCTCCACCCGCACCCCATCGATAACAACACTTGTTAGTGGGGCTAGTGCCACCTCAGTGTCAGTGCCAGTGCCCGCTGAGGCACGGGCGTCAGCTGTGGGTTGCTGGGTGTCTGAGGCGGAGCTGTGGCCGTGCTGCGGTGTGGACATTTTGGCCCTGGCGCGTCTGTGTGCGCTTGATTCTGGGTTGGTCATGATGGACTTAGTCTACCGAATGGCTCAGGGCATGGTGCGATCAA from Arthrobacter polaris encodes:
- a CDS encoding glycoside hydrolase family 27 protein, coding for MIPPQTFDKPLIAPLPPMGWNSWNCFRCHDISEQKLLEVADALVATGMQRAGFNTFVIDDCWQAHSRGADGRLRSHPRRFPSGMAALGRELKARGFRFGLYASPGRKTCAMIYDRYPGHDLGSFGREELDAQTFADWGVDFLKYDWCEADEDGTGLTYPEAFERMALALEGTGRPMIYSISEYGRTEPWTWAGDYGHMWRTTVDIERNWESVMAIADAQAKISQFTGPHRWNDPDMLQAGNPGLNQAEEESHFALWCFLAAPLMAGHXPRTMNDSVRALLTNVHLLGIDQDSLGIAATRRQPNXPVDVWHRPLSNGQAWLVVNRAPEVLRLTYQAGALRLEATSLAVIRTGAHVLPLRTGEPTLWRKAQYGRSPPTAACP
- a CDS encoding ubiquinol-cytochrome c reductase iron-sulfur subunit; translation: MTVEPSLTRRSTLRATTAATGAACALALVGCAPSGNQIPSKGQTPAEIPTGGTPYQVGKVSELAVGTTAAATANGVEVVLFRPDETTILAYTDICTHAGCKVAXNGADFKCXCHGSVFKGNDGTVEAGPAKLPLPRYAAAIDGEWITVSI
- a CDS encoding 3-hydroxyacyl-CoA dehydrogenase NAD-binding domain-containing protein; the encoded protein is MSAQDFTKLAILFPDEVITHSYVQDMVLPNVDGAXSAGTFALITLDNGLDHRRPSTLGPNTLIELGTLLEAQRERAAKGEIVGVGITGKPFFLAAGADLSAVKSIKDKEAGLWMAQLGHDVYSTLNDLGVPSFVFINGLALGGGLEIALNANYRTVSTGAGALALPEAFLGLVPGWGGXYLLPRLIGPANAVKVMLENALSNNRTLSGPAAFTLGIADALFEPADFIEQSLSWAARVLSGAEQVSRPNAVSEPLSEENSAAWDAAVVHAKAFVEAKTSNAAPAPAKVIELLEXGKHFTKAQSFAAEDEALAELMGTXQFKDTVYAFXDLVQKRAKRPAGAPDPKLARPVTKVGVVGAGLMAGQFALLFARQLKVPVVMTDIDADRLDKGVRYVHSEVDKLLAKGRISQDAANRTKALVTGSVSKEAFADADFVIEAVFEELNVKKAVXAEVEAIVSXECILATNTSSLSVTAMAEDLVHPERLVGFHFFNPVAVMPLLEIVRAPKTDDAVLATAFATAKALRKTAVLVKDAAAFVANRVLLRLMAEVSKAFDEGTDAHVADTALRPMGLPMSPFTLLAMVGIPVAQHVTESLHTAFGDRFHVSANQQALIDAGVKGLWATAEDGTMAIPAQTMELMSFGNSXSTAEELLAKTQDALAQEIGLMLAEGVVAGPEDIDLCMILGAGWPLHLGGITXYLDRVXASERINKKLFHPAA
- a CDS encoding acetyl-CoA C-acyltransferase, with the protein product MSQNRQIRDVVFVDGVRTXFGRAGEXGIYANTRADDLVVKCIRELMRRNPTLPPERIDEVAIAATTQTGDQGLTIGRTAALLAGLPKSVPGFAIDRMCAGAMTAVTTTASGIGFGAYEVVIAGGVEHMGHHPMGAGADPNPRFMSERIVDPAALNMGNTAENLHDRFPQITKDRTDAYAVASQNKLAAAYQNAQIQPDLVPVATLKPGQGWTVNTVDEPPRPGTTLEDLATLKTPFRAHGRVSAGNAAGLNDGATAALLASAEAAAELGLPVKMRLVTYAFAGVAPEVMGIGPVXATAKALKLAGLSIEDIGLXEINEAFAVQVLSFLDHFGIADDDPRVNRYGGAIAVGHPLASSGVRLMNQLARQFEEDPSVRYGITTMCIGLGMGATVIWENPHFIPSAPAAPASTTDSSDSTTGTATATATEGSAA
- a CDS encoding HRDC domain-containing protein; the encoded protein is MSTPQHGHSSASDTQQPTADARASAGTGTDTEVALAPLTSVVIDGVRVELGDLPELVELDMPQDGIPAVVDSEPALKRCAAALAAGSGPAAVDTERASGFRYGQRAMLIQIRREGAGTWLIDPEAFADLKIIDEALRGVEWILHAASQDLPCLAGVGMWPDKLXDTELAARIAGLPRVGLGAVVESLLGYHLAKEHSAADWSKRPLPEAWLRYAALDVEVLIDLEEELVALLEKDGKLAYAAQEFQYLIDAGVPAPRIDPWRRTSGSHTIRNRVHMAAVRELWYTREKLAEHRDIAPGRLIPDSAIIAAAKGMPTTVPALLALAGFHGRSAKRDAPKWLHALQTAKSSSDLPPXQVSSNTPPPPRIWAERDLGAAERYATARPRLTELAQQINIPAENLLTPDFLRRVCWRPPSNITVETVAQQLSELGARPWQIEXIATLLAEALANPEPLSPKEPKVPKHEDN